ttttctcattgtgaCATTTGTGCATTGTTGCCCTGCATTTACAGTATTCTGACATTTTGCCTAAGCAGAGATgactggcttttatttttagaagGTGGATAAATCCATTCAATGTTCAAAGGATCTGGACAATAGCTCTGCCACTCCTTccaaatgtattgtttacatttttcagatttGGAAATTCATGCCTGTTTATTCAACTTAACTGgatattgttttcattcttaTAGCATGTGACAGTTGTCATGgcctgtttatgttgtttgtattgtttttgaaaatgtaatttacttGCCCGTTCCATTCAATGAGACTCTCAGCTGTCCTAGTACAATGGTCAGAGTAACAGTATAATCTTATTTGATATCAAATCgaatcaaactttatttatctaGCACCTTTCGTACAGCTTAGGTCAATTCCACTTGTTACTTTCAtagtctgtcttcctcttctctttccttaCAAGCGAAACACAATGAACATGCAACATGCTGAACTGAGGATCCACTGGAGACCCTAAACACCCTCCCCACACTGTTTCAAACACTTTCACTCACATTTAACCGTTTCAGCCAAGTGCAAACAGCCGTTAAACGTGGTTACATGTATTCCACTAATGAATCATTGGATACTGAATAACTCTAAATTCCCCCTTCAAGTCTGCAATGAATGAGCCCTCCTCATACTAATAGTATCTTAATTGTGTCAAAAAGATGCTTAATCAATGATGTAAGACTAGTAGGCTcattaaaaaaggttttaagcCAATCACTTCTTAATCAATCCATTTTATTACAATATAGGAATATAACAAGATATCAGATAAGGAAATGATACACTGAAACTACATTTAATACAAATACTACATAACTAAacttcaaagtgctttacagatgaCAAGctgataaaaagacaaatatagaCAGTAAAACAAATTGAGACTAATGcacatgagaaacaaaaatgatttttaaaaatgaataacaacACCATTAAGATAGATAAAAGCTGTCTGTGCACATGGTgaaacagaatgaaacacaAGTAAAAACATATCAACCTTCAGTTAAGGTTAGACATGTTATGTTGGAAAACATAGTGGCAAGATGAGGGTTATTacactttttccccttttacaTGCGcgctgtgtgcttgtgtgtactGCTGCGCCCCCTCCGTCCTGAGGGACAGTCTGTCTATTAATTACTAGCGATTGAGGAAACTGATGAAGCCGATGTTCTCAAAGAAAAGAGTGTTGCTTAAGGTGCCTGCACTTCTACCGCGACAGAAACCTGCATGCACATAAGAGGTTAACGTGAGATAGTGCATGCTTTTGTCCAACGCATTTAAACTTTAACTAAACATTATCGCCGTTTCATACACATCATTTGTGGTAATTACGCGTGGAAATATGGtgacatgtttaaatattttttttacaatctaTGAGAAAACACGCTCATATCTTTCCCGTTTTCTGTTCATGAGGGTGGACAGGGCTgacgcacaaaaaaaaacccagccatagtaacaatacaatacaatttcGGGTCTGGCTCCAGCTCCCCAAGCAGGAGCGTGACGCATGACGCATTGGGGAGGCGCGGCGAACTTCCCCCATAAATCCCCAGCCTGCTCTCCTCTGGCTtcagagagagagcgcgaggTTAGACCCCTCACATCACTGAAAGGATTTAAAACCATCTCTTGCTACAGCACCGTCgacccgctgctgctgctgcaagtaTGATTAAGAAAATGTCACCATCCGAGAACGAGTTCGACATACCGGCCAAGAATTGCCACAGGATGGTGATTCTGGGCTCCACTAAAGTTGGGAAGACGGCCATCATCTCTCGGTTTATGAACGAGAGGTTTGACGACCAGTACACGCCCACTATTGAGGACTTTCATAGGAAATTGTACAGCATCAGGGGAGACGTTTACCAGCTGGACATTTTGGACACATCTGGAAACCATCCCTTCCCTGCCATGAGGAGGCTTTCAATTCTTACCGGTGAGTTGAGCTTTAAAACCACTTCAAGCCCAAAGCATGCTGCTGTTTGCAGAGTTCATTGGCTACTGTTAAACTCTCATTATTATTTGACATTGAACCTGTCTTCTCTCGTGTTTTCCAGGTGATGTGTTCATCTTGGTGTTTAGCCTGGACAACAGAGACTCCTTCCAGGAGGTGCAGCGCCTGAAGCGCCAGATTTATGAGACCAAGTCCTGCCTGCgaaacaaaaccaaagagaACGTGGACGTCCCACTGGTCATCTGCGGCAACAAGTGTGACAGGGACTTTTATCGCGAGGTGCAGGAGAACGAGATCGAGCAGCTGGTTGGTGGAGACGAGCACTGCGCTTACTTTGAAATCTCAGCGAAGAAGAACACCAACGTGGACCAGATGTTTCAGACTCTCTTTACCATGGCCAAGCTGCCCAACGAAATGAGCCCCGATCGGCATTGCAAAGTGTCCCTGCAGTACTGCGAGGTTCTTCACAGGAAATCCTTCAGAAACAAGAAGTGCAAAGATGGGAACGCGTATGGGATTGTGGCGCCGTTTGCACGGAGACCCAGCGTGCACAGTGACTTGATGTACATAAAGGAGAAAGCTGTGGGAGGCAGCCAGACCAAAGAGAAAGGCTGCATCATATGCTGACACTTTCTTTGCCTGTGTGCAAGAGACTTTCTGTGAGACTTTCCAGTGCTGAAGCGGAGGCCAGCCGTTCTGCATACAGAGCACATCAGCCCAAATACTGCAGACTTCAGCCTCTGAGGCGACAGTGACTCATTGTGATCCAAACTGTGCTGTGACACATGGGGCAAGTGGCTCAGCTCACAGGCCTGCCTCTGTGTAGTGGTAGATGCTCTGAAAATGCTGTAAAATCTGCCTCTACATTCACTTGCAGAGAAAGCCacttgagaaaaacaaaatgtttacatttagcttttttttttttcaaacttggTGGCACTTGAATGTTTGTTGCATTATGAACAAATctgaatgtgtatttattatgtcCACGTCAACTTTTgcataaaagagaaaataaaatccacttGTTACTTTCAtagtctgtcttcctcttctctttcctttcaaGCAAAACACAATGAACATGCAACATACTGAACTGAGGATCCACTGGAGTCCCTAAACACCCTCCCCACACTGTTTCAAACTCTTTCACTCAGATTTAACTGTTTCAGCCAAGTGCAAACAGCCGTTAAAAGTGAATATGTGGACACATGTATTCCACTAATGAACCATTGGATACTGAATAACTCTAAATTCCCCCTTCAAGTCTGCAATGAATGAGCCCTCCTCATACTAATAGTATCTTAATTGTGTCAAAAAGATGCTTAATCAATTATGTAAGACTAGTAGGCTCATTAACAAAGGTTTTGAGCCAATTACTTCttaatcaattcattttattacaaaataGGAATATAACAAGATATCAGATAAGGAAATGATACACTGAAAGCACATGTAATACAAATACTACATAACTAAACTTGCActctttaaacacaaaaaaataaggACAATTTCTTGCAATGTGATGCAACTCAGGAAAAATAAGTCCTTGTTCATTTAAACGTCCATCCCGTAACGTTATGCCTGAATCCCACATTCATCTGCTCCAGGTGAGGATGAAAACAACAAGTCCGTCCTGCACCTCGCCTGTCTGTGAGCTTCCTCCAGTCAGTGCAGTGATCCAGTCTTCAGTCTCATGATGCTTTTGGCACGTCAAACATGCACAGACTTTTGtatttctgcagcagctggttCTTGGTGCGGACCTGCTCACGCAGCGtgcccagctgctgctgctgctccagcggACTGCTGTCTATCCCGGGCATGTTGGATATCTGCTCCCGAGCCTCCTGGATCTTTGCCTTCAGCTTGGCCAGTTCTTGGTGGACATCCTGGCTGTCCTTGTCCATGCTTAAAGAAAGTGGGGCGAATAAGGGAAAGCGTTACTTCCATATTGTTCTGTTATGTTGGACATTTACCTTTTCTAGTTAGCCTAGCTGTAACtaatagctaacgttagctttagCTAACAACAAGCTTAGCAACTCCACCTAAACGATTGTTTACGACAAGTACAGAGGTTTCCACAGAGACGTGAATAAACATGTAACACACATGAACCTGCCGGCAATCTTACCATTTGATAATATCATGGACTAAAGGCAGCAGAGAGCAATCGTCGccctctttctcctgctttGGTTGGGCCGCCGCCATCACGCTTCCTGCTTCGCGGCGCAGATAGTTTACGTCATGCATCGTGTGATGACGTCActccataaaaaaaagaaacactcaaAAAGTGAGTGCAAGTTTCTCTTCCAAAATAGCTAAATGGGATTTACGTTATATGGCACAAATATTTGTAAACTTTGAATGGCACTGCTTCAAACAGGTTTCAGTAGCTCCAGTCGTTTGGTGACTTGCACTGAATGATCTCAAGTTCTTATAtgcatacataaatatattaataaacaaaGTAGATGAAATTGTAGAGAATTATGACACAACAaccttatgttttttttttatttgggtgCTGGGTCATCAAAAATATTGAGGGAACAGAAGTGCTGggttctttgtttttatttatcttattgtaAAGCTTTGTCCAAATGAGGTGGTCCCAAGAAGTTCTCAGACAGGCTAAACTGAGAGGATTTCACCCTTACAGTACAGTGCTTGCTTCCCTTTGCCCATTATCCCATCTAACCGCACTATATTCAGATGGGGCAGCAGAGGACAACAATGGTCCATTGtgtcataaaaatatattttggagAGGCCTAATATAAATTTATTTTTCAGGGAGGTTTTAGTTATACTGCTGTTTCTCTAAGGCTGATTCTCTTTTGAATGAAACCCCTGATAGCCTATAGTTCCCCCGAAATAGGCCACAGATAATCTATTAATACACAGAACAAGCAAACCTGACCTGCGATGGCCTGGAATAAATGCTTCACATGCCACAACCTAGCAACCTCAAGCACCTATACCTAAATTCAACCTCCTATGTCTACAAATGTGGCACAACACGTGTGCATGTAGAGTGAAACATGGCAACCTGTGAAAATGTTAGTGTGCAAATATATGGTCTAATGGACTGCAATGAGTCATGCTATATGTCTATTCTATGGGTCAGTGAAGGGTTGTATTCAGGTCATGCGTTTCTATCTGGGTATCCCTCTTCCTTGTCTGCACACATGGCTGCTTTGTCTTTAAATTAGATCAATGATGAAGTGGACGTGTATATAGGCACAGGcatgagacaaacacacagcaatacTGCGGCTCTGCAAATAAAAACCTACCCTggtctttttctcccccttcatTGACCCATATATTCCTGTGACATCAGGCCAGTTGTAAGCTTCATACGCCTGGCAACTTAAATGATTTCACAATAGGCTCACTTAGTGTAGACACCCATGACGAACAGCATCACAGCATCACAGATTACATACTGTGTTTGTGATATAGTTCATTAATCTGTTAAGTATCTGACATGTATTGTggtgtattaaaaacacaaaagcacgTGCAGTAGCAGGGTTGGCATATGCCGGTCTCTGCTTTAGCTGTTGAAATCTTATGGTCTTTTCTTTTGAGCGATTCGATTTTTATCTCTTGATGTTCCGAACCACACTGACCTATATATTTTCACTGCTATATGTTCTCATCAAAGGATAGACTCAGCCCTTAATCCCCTCTgcttccaacacacacattacccaCACCTGCTAAACACTGCAGGAACAACTTCTCATTAGCCACCACAGCAGAGTGTCACCGCTGTGACACAGCCAGTGAAGACCTAATTAAGAGTAGCTTTACTGAGACTTCACCTCACGTTGTGAGGCTTATTGAGCATTTTCTTTGGTCGTAATGTTGATGATCTAACCAGACGTTAATTTCCAGTATGACTTTGAACGTCACATACTGCTGAAACTTACAGAGTTAGTATATGTGACCCAGATCTGATTTTGTAGGGCATTATGCAGCCCCAGTCTTTCACCATTTAGGTCATGGGGAAATCTCTGACGCCTCACATTAATGAGTTCTGAAAAGTGGGCCATTTTGTGACCCAACAATCTCATCCCACACAAACAATTGAACATATTCGACTGGAATAACATCCACATTGTTAATGTAATTGGACAGATATAAGATCATGTGTCATAGTGTAAAATGAGGTGTGCGGCAATAGTAAAGGTAGTACAACTTCCTGTCCAGGTAAGACAAGTATCACATTAGTGTACATCATTGGAAATGTATCATTAAACTTTTTTCATTGTGCCATTTGTTTCATCCTGATACATTCTGAGTTACTTTGACCCATTTACAGCTGGAGAATTGGCCCCCACAAGACAGGAAGAAGCTTGTTAGCTCACTGTCATGTTGGTCAGCATCACTGATATCTCTTTGGCTGATTTACAGTGTGTTGTCTCTTTGATCATTTtgaaggaaaagcaaaacaaccaGAAAACTATTTCAcgaatgaaaaaacaacaaagccttATCACCTTATTGCTTAGATAGAGCTAGATATGTTCTAAACATGACCTTTACCCAGTCTAGTGTACAGCTCCTGCACACAGTCTGCAGATTATTACAGCTGTTTAAGAAGCAATGATTCTGCCATAGAGCTTCATCAGTGAACTAGCTTGAGTTCTTGAAATAGGAAAAACAGCTGGCCTCTAAGGAAATTAAGCAATTAAGGCAAAAAAAGAGTCTTCTTTATGAATTTACATTTAGTCAACACACACCTTCTATTCATACTACCTGGCGCGCTTGCAGTTCTCACACCCTTCCCTCATCTCAGCAACAATAGGTGgaggaaggcagagaaagaTTTTTCCTTGTAAAGGTTTGACTGAATCAACGTTCACCATTATACTCTGCAGTTTTTATCCTCCCCAATTTCCATTTATATTGAAGTATCATcaaattaattataaataatttAGTATTTCTTTCTTCTACACAGTGTCATGGTAAGCCACTGTGTCTACCTTGCACATAGTATCCTTTATTTCAAGTGAGTGTCTGaatttgttctgtgttttttaagaAAGTTTAGATTTCCTCAGAAAGCCTGCATGTCATTAACTGACTGGAGGAATATTCCTCTGAGGAAATTAGTCTAATCCCTCTACACTTCAAACTAATtaataaaaacacctttttttaaaaagtgaagatCACTTAACGTAAAAAATTATATCACACAGGATTAAAATCCGCAGTGAACTGTATCATTTTTGGCTCCTAACAGAAGTTCCCATGTATGAACTCCAGATGTGAAACTCAAGCATCTTTCTGGAAAAGCAGCTCAGAGTAAACTTCTGACTTTTTGACTAACAGGGGAATTCTGGATGACTTTTGGGCCTGGGTGACTTCAGGCCACTTCCACTTCAACCCCTGCATAGCACTCCCCAAGTGGCTTGCATTGTCCCACCAGCCTCTGTGATGACGTGAAAGGGCCGCTGACAGCTGTCTGCTGATCTGTGGTCTAATCTTAGCATGCATCTCCATATGAAAAATAACCAAACACAGTCAGTCACTGAAGTCTTTATTACATAATTTGAGCTTATTAAACATAATAGATACTGAGAATTAAGGACAGATTGCCGGTGAGAAACAAAAGTTTCATTTGACAGGAAATGTTTTCCCATCATGTGAGTCCAGAGTCCAGAGGAGTTTCTTGGAAAGAAACTTTCACTAACAGTCTTTATTAGTACCAAAAAGAAAGTAGGCAGTCAGTTGCTGATCATTATTCATTCCaaagtcacatttaatttgacaaaCAATGCTTCCTAGTCATGCATATTTTGGGTAATTCGGTCATGAAGTCAATTGCTCGAGGAAAATGAATCAAGAGTCAGGTCCAATGTCCTGGACAGTTAACATCTATGTGCAATGTGCAACTTTCTGTCtattttgttatctttttatTCAAAAGGTGAAGATCTCCCTTTGTTGTATCCAAAACCACATTGAATACATAATTGAATAACTGAATCCATTTCAGTCAAACGCATCAGTGTCTGTTAGGGCACTCAGATTCCCTAGAAAGCCGAGGCTCGGTTTCATGGAGGCTGGATCATTTCCTAGCAGGCCTTTTTGGTGCCGTAATTACATTTCAACAGAGTTTACTCTCTCTAACAATGTAAAAATCTTGATGATAAGATAGAGTCTGGTGGCGGggcctgtcagtctgtctctaaTAAATgaactgtctgactgtctcagCAGTTACCATCACCAACCATTATTTGCAAGTGGGGACATAAAGCTGATTGAGATGTGCTCATCAGACTGCTTTTCTGATGAACACGGGTGttatttctaaacattttaacatttttaactgAAACTGCTATTTCAACTCCTTTACTGCCTCTCATGTGATTCTCCAGTAAGGGACATAGCGTTTAATGTCAACTGCTTTCATTTGCTGTGTCCACTACGCTGAAGACTTTCAAAGTAGAAATCTCAATTACACACACTAGTAGACGGCAGTGCTTATAGGGCTCAGACCTAAACT
The sequence above is a segment of the Enoplosus armatus isolate fEnoArm2 chromosome 17, fEnoArm2.hap1, whole genome shotgun sequence genome. Coding sequences within it:
- the LOC139300613 gene encoding dexamethasone-induced Ras-related protein 1-like, coding for MIKKMSPSENEFDIPAKNCHRMVILGSTKVGKTAIISRFMNERFDDQYTPTIEDFHRKLYSIRGDVYQLDILDTSGNHPFPAMRRLSILTGDVFILVFSLDNRDSFQEVQRLKRQIYETKSCLRNKTKENVDVPLVICGNKCDRDFYREVQENEIEQLVGGDEHCAYFEISAKKNTNVDQMFQTLFTMAKLPNEMSPDRHCKVSLQYCEVLHRKSFRNKKCKDGNAYGIVAPFARRPSVHSDLMYIKEKAVGGSQTKEKGCIIC
- the med9 gene encoding mediator of RNA polymerase II transcription subunit 9; amino-acid sequence: MAAAQPKQEKEGDDCSLLPLVHDIIKCMDKDSQDVHQELAKLKAKIQEAREQISNMPGIDSSPLEQQQQLGTLREQVRTKNQLLQKYKSLCMFDVPKAS